One part of the Sebastes fasciatus isolate fSebFas1 chromosome 8, fSebFas1.pri, whole genome shotgun sequence genome encodes these proteins:
- the il17rb gene encoding uncharacterized protein il17rb isoform X1, with translation MMWGATLIIFSFVVVQVTSHEIKVECHKFPGLPNEFSDPIPSMLADLRVKLVTVEGKEKMNISWAINIDSSNTFLTGTRICIQGESTYHCRYNPVLAEANHNGSEQIWFHHLVKATSGFNKISAANLPFALNNHNIYKTVRLEIRQQKTRVTPKPTTVPIGEQTTPSLKKAVPNYTIAMAIFGGMAGLMILSSCYIIYKSYGANIATSLGFKRLPTSSTAPVSVLMVYPAEDSAFQRAVVALAEFLQWHGGCNVAVDMWQQRKIAELGPMRWLAEKAKTAHRVLIVCPQPSTQPSSHSPLKHTSPEPSIPAAAHDLYPLILNMVASHAKSASDLAKFWVVQLGEQQDKKASNLAPELRACKTFCLMKDLNKLCRSLYTTSQDDKKVSDLIFRPVLAFSDKCTVKLREAVEKQGGHQPSIFRETEPLKSVVVTV, from the exons ATGATGTGGGGAGCCactctgattattttctcctttGTCGTGGTCCAGGTGACATCACATGAAATT AAAGTGGAGTGCCATAAATTTCCTG GTCTCCCTAATGAGTTCAGTGATCCCATTCCGTCTATGCTGGCGGACCTGAGAGTGAAGCTGGTGACCgtggaaggaaaggaaaagatgaacaTTAGCTGGGCAATCAACATTGATA GTAGTAATACATTTCTGACAGGCACTCGGATTTGTATTCAGGGGGAATCAACGTATCACTGTAGATACAACCCCGTTTTGGCCGAGGCAAACCACAATGGATCAGAGCAG ATATGGTTTCATCATTTAGTGAAAGCGACCTCTGGCTTCAACAAAATCTCAGCTGCCAACCTCCCATTCGCTTTGAACAACCATAACATATACAAGACTGTCAGACTTGAGATACGTCAACAAAAAACGC GTGTTACACCAAAGCCTACTACAGTTCCTATAGGGGAGCAGACGACCCCGTCTTTAA AAAAAGCAGTCCCCAACTACACCAtagccatggccattttcggaGGAATGGCCGGTTTGATGATCCTGAGTTCCTGCTACATAATCT ATAAAAGCTATGGAGCCAACATTGCCACCTCATTGGGTTTCAAAAGGTTGCCCACGTCTTCCACGGCTCCCGTCTCCGTCCTCATGGTGTACCCTGCTGAGGATTCAGCCTTCCAGCGGGCCGTGGTGGCCCTGGCCGAGTTCCTGCAGTGGCACGGTGGATGCAACGTGGCAGTCGACATGTGGCAGCAGAGGAAGATCGCGGAGCTTGGGCCAATGCGCTGGCTGGCAGAGAAGGCCAAGACTGCACACAGGGTCCTCATCGTCTGCCCACAG ccCTCTACGCAGCCCAGCAGCCACTCTCCTCTCAAACACACCTCCCCAGAACCGTCCATCCCAGCTGCAGCTCATGACCTTTACCCCCTGATTCTCAACATGGTGGCGAGCCACGCAAAGAGCGCCAGCGACTTGGCCAAGTTCTGGGTGGTGCAGCTGGGCGAGCAGCAGGACAAGAAGGCCAGTAACCTGGCGCCGGAACTGAGGGCCTGCAAGACGTTTTGTTTGATGAAAGACTTGAACAAGTTGTGCAGGAGTCTTTATACCACTAGTCAGGATGACAAGAAGGTATCCGATCTGATCTTCAGACCAGTGTTGGCCTTCAGCGACAAGTGTACAGTGAAGTTAAGGGAAGCGGTAGAAAAGCAGGGAGGACATCAGCCTAGTATTTTCAGAGAGACTGAACCATTGAAATCTGTGGTCGTCACTGTTTGA
- the il17rb gene encoding uncharacterized protein il17rb isoform X3 produces the protein MLADLRVKLVTVEGKEKMNISWAINIDSSNTFLTGTRICIQGESTYHCRYNPVLAEANHNGSEQIWFHHLVKATSGFNKISAANLPFALNNHNIYKTVRLEIRQQKTRVTPKPTTVPIGEQTTPSLKKAVPNYTIAMAIFGGMAGLMILSSCYIIYKSYGANIATSLGFKRLPTSSTAPVSVLMVYPAEDSAFQRAVVALAEFLQWHGGCNVAVDMWQQRKIAELGPMRWLAEKAKTAHRVLIVCPQPSTQPSSHSPLKHTSPEPSIPAAAHDLYPLILNMVASHAKSASDLAKFWVVQLGEQQDKKASNLAPELRACKTFCLMKDLNKLCRSLYTTSQDDKKVSDLIFRPVLAFSDKCTVKLREAVEKQGGHQPSIFRETEPLKSVVVTV, from the exons ATGCTGGCGGACCTGAGAGTGAAGCTGGTGACCgtggaaggaaaggaaaagatgaacaTTAGCTGGGCAATCAACATTGATA GTAGTAATACATTTCTGACAGGCACTCGGATTTGTATTCAGGGGGAATCAACGTATCACTGTAGATACAACCCCGTTTTGGCCGAGGCAAACCACAATGGATCAGAGCAG ATATGGTTTCATCATTTAGTGAAAGCGACCTCTGGCTTCAACAAAATCTCAGCTGCCAACCTCCCATTCGCTTTGAACAACCATAACATATACAAGACTGTCAGACTTGAGATACGTCAACAAAAAACGC GTGTTACACCAAAGCCTACTACAGTTCCTATAGGGGAGCAGACGACCCCGTCTTTAA AAAAAGCAGTCCCCAACTACACCAtagccatggccattttcggaGGAATGGCCGGTTTGATGATCCTGAGTTCCTGCTACATAATCT ATAAAAGCTATGGAGCCAACATTGCCACCTCATTGGGTTTCAAAAGGTTGCCCACGTCTTCCACGGCTCCCGTCTCCGTCCTCATGGTGTACCCTGCTGAGGATTCAGCCTTCCAGCGGGCCGTGGTGGCCCTGGCCGAGTTCCTGCAGTGGCACGGTGGATGCAACGTGGCAGTCGACATGTGGCAGCAGAGGAAGATCGCGGAGCTTGGGCCAATGCGCTGGCTGGCAGAGAAGGCCAAGACTGCACACAGGGTCCTCATCGTCTGCCCACAG ccCTCTACGCAGCCCAGCAGCCACTCTCCTCTCAAACACACCTCCCCAGAACCGTCCATCCCAGCTGCAGCTCATGACCTTTACCCCCTGATTCTCAACATGGTGGCGAGCCACGCAAAGAGCGCCAGCGACTTGGCCAAGTTCTGGGTGGTGCAGCTGGGCGAGCAGCAGGACAAGAAGGCCAGTAACCTGGCGCCGGAACTGAGGGCCTGCAAGACGTTTTGTTTGATGAAAGACTTGAACAAGTTGTGCAGGAGTCTTTATACCACTAGTCAGGATGACAAGAAGGTATCCGATCTGATCTTCAGACCAGTGTTGGCCTTCAGCGACAAGTGTACAGTGAAGTTAAGGGAAGCGGTAGAAAAGCAGGGAGGACATCAGCCTAGTATTTTCAGAGAGACTGAACCATTGAAATCTGTGGTCGTCACTGTTTGA
- the chdh gene encoding choline dehydrogenase, mitochondrial, translating to MLSLATSGQTGARRVVTATRGRLMRDGRCLLSCLSQSVPKDRNMGQSFSRSSSNQYRCFSATAAQWSASPSPTANQKTPSYSYIVVGAGSAGCVLANRLSEDAHESVLQLEAGPKDMLLGNSRLSWKIHMPAALTYNLCDDKYNWYYHTLPQAHMDNRVMYWPRGRVWGGSSSLNAMVYIRGHAEDYNRWQREGAEGWDYEHCLPYFRKAQCHELGENRYRGGSGPLHVSRGKTNHPLHKAFIEAGQQAGYPFTDDMNGHQQEGLGWMDMTIYKGKRWSTASAYLRPVLGRPNLKTEVRCLTTKILFDGNRAVGVEYTQKGQKKRAFADKEVILSGGAINSPQLLMLSGVGNADDLKQLGIPVVQHLPGVGSNLQDHLELYIQQQCTQPITLYKAQKPFHMVKIGLEWLTMFTGYGATAHLESGGFIRSRPHVAHPDIQFHFLPSQVIDHGRVASKIEAYQVHVGPMRSTSIGWMKLKSANPLDHPILQPNYLSTDVDVWEFRECVKLSREIFTQKAFDPFRGPEVQPGPQVQSDADIDAFVRRKADSAYHPSCTCKMGSPSDPMAVVDSNTRVLGLEGLRVVDASIMPSVVSGNLNAPTIMIAEKAADIIRSRPPLVDPGVPVYRPPTLDTRHAEMNREIE from the exons ATGTTGTCTTTGGCCACGTCAGGCCAAACTGGAGCCCGGCGAGTTGTGACAGCGACTCGAGGGAGACTTATGAGGGACGGCAGGTGCCTGTTGTCCTGTTTGTCACAATCTGTCCCGAAGGACAGAAACATGGGCCAGTCCTTTTCCCGCTCTTCCTCCAACCAGTACAGATGCTTTAGTGCCACAGCTGCTCAATGGAGCGCTTCACCATCAcctacagccaatcagaaaacACCGTCCTACAGTTATATCGTTGTCGGGGCAGGGTCGGCGGGCTGCGTTCTTGCCAACCGTCTCAGTGAGGATGCCCATGAGTCTGTGCTGCAGCTGGAGGCTGGGCCTAAAGACATGTTGCTTGGCAACTCACGACTGTCATGGAAGATCCACATGCCAGCAGCGCTGACCTACAACCTCTGCGATGACAA GTATAACTGGTACTACCACACTTTACCTCAGGCCCACATGGACAACCGGGTTATGTACTGGCCGAGGGGCCGTGTCTGgggcgggtcctcttcactcaACGCCATGGTGTACATCCGCGGACACGCTGAAGACTACAACCGCTGGCAGAGGGAGGGGGCCGAGGGCTGGGATTACGAACACTGTCTGCCTTACTTTAGGAAAGCTCAGTGTCATGAGCTGGGAGAAAACAG gtACCGGGGAGGCAGCGGACCTCTTCACGTGTCCAGAGGGAAGACCAACCATCCCCTTCACAAAGCTTTTATTGAGGCGGGGCAGCAGGCAGGGTACCCCTTCACTGATGACATGAACGGACACCAACAAGAAGGCTTGGGCTGGATGGACATGACCATCTATAAAG GAAAGAGGTGGAGCACAGCCAGTGCCTACCTGAGGCCTGTCCTGGGTCGACCCAACCTGAAGACGGAGGTGCGCTGCCTGACCACCAAGATCCTGTTTGATGGCAACCGTGCAGTTGGCGTGGAATacacacagaaaggacaaaagAAAAGG GCGTTTGCAGATAAAGAGGTGATATTAAGCGGAGGAGCCATCAACTCCCCTCAGCTTCTCATGCTGTCTGGGGTGGGAAACGCTGATGACCTGAAACAACTCGGCATCCCTGTTGTTCAGCATTTACCAG GTGTTGGCAGTAACTTGCAGGATCATTTGGAGCTGTACATCCAGCAGCAGTGCACTCAGCCCATCACCCTGTACAAGGCCCAGAAACCTTTCCACATGGTCAAGATAGGCCTGGAGTGGCTCACCATGTTCACTG GTTATGGAGCGACAGCCCACTTGGAGAGCGGAGGATTCATCCGCAGTCGGCCACACGTCGCACACCCCGACATCCagtttcacttcctgccctCGCAGGTCATCGACCACGGACGAGTCGCCTCCAAGATCGAGGCGTATCAG GTTCATGTCGGACCAATGAGAAGCACCAGTATCGGCTGGATGAAGCTGAAGAGCGCCAACCCTTTGGATCACCCGATTCTCCAGCCCAACTATCTCTCCACCG atgTTGATGTGTGGGAGTTCAGGGAGTGCGTCAAACTCTCCAGAGAGATTTTTACCCAGAAGGCCTTCGACCCGTTCCGTGGTCCCGAAGTCCAGCCCGGTCCTCAGGTCCAATCCGACGCCGACATCGACGCTTTTGTCCGGCGTAAAGCCGACAGCGCATACCACCCGTCCTGCACCTGCAAGATGGGCTCGCCATCCGACCCGATGGCGGTCGTCGACTCGAACACGCGCGTCCTGGGGCTGGAGGGGCTGCGCGTTGTCGACGCCTCCATCATGCCCAGCGTCGTCAGCGGCAACCTCAACGCTCCGACCATCATGATTGCGGAGAAGGCTGCTGACATCATCAGAAGTCGCCCTCCTCTCGTCGACCCGGGGGTTCCCGTGTACCGACCGCCGACACTCGACACTCGACACGCAGAGATGAACAGAGAGATTGAGTAA
- the il17rb gene encoding uncharacterized protein il17rb isoform X2 produces the protein MMWGATLIIFSFVVVQVTSHEIVSYPLLVGCLPNEFSDPIPSMLADLRVKLVTVEGKEKMNISWAINIDSSNTFLTGTRICIQGESTYHCRYNPVLAEANHNGSEQIWFHHLVKATSGFNKISAANLPFALNNHNIYKTVRLEIRQQKTRVTPKPTTVPIGEQTTPSLKKAVPNYTIAMAIFGGMAGLMILSSCYIIYKSYGANIATSLGFKRLPTSSTAPVSVLMVYPAEDSAFQRAVVALAEFLQWHGGCNVAVDMWQQRKIAELGPMRWLAEKAKTAHRVLIVCPQPSTQPSSHSPLKHTSPEPSIPAAAHDLYPLILNMVASHAKSASDLAKFWVVQLGEQQDKKASNLAPELRACKTFCLMKDLNKLCRSLYTTSQDDKKVSDLIFRPVLAFSDKCTVKLREAVEKQGGHQPSIFRETEPLKSVVVTV, from the exons ATGATGTGGGGAGCCactctgattattttctcctttGTCGTGGTCCAGGTGACATCACATGAAATTGTAAGTTATCCACTTTTGGTGGGCT GTCTCCCTAATGAGTTCAGTGATCCCATTCCGTCTATGCTGGCGGACCTGAGAGTGAAGCTGGTGACCgtggaaggaaaggaaaagatgaacaTTAGCTGGGCAATCAACATTGATA GTAGTAATACATTTCTGACAGGCACTCGGATTTGTATTCAGGGGGAATCAACGTATCACTGTAGATACAACCCCGTTTTGGCCGAGGCAAACCACAATGGATCAGAGCAG ATATGGTTTCATCATTTAGTGAAAGCGACCTCTGGCTTCAACAAAATCTCAGCTGCCAACCTCCCATTCGCTTTGAACAACCATAACATATACAAGACTGTCAGACTTGAGATACGTCAACAAAAAACGC GTGTTACACCAAAGCCTACTACAGTTCCTATAGGGGAGCAGACGACCCCGTCTTTAA AAAAAGCAGTCCCCAACTACACCAtagccatggccattttcggaGGAATGGCCGGTTTGATGATCCTGAGTTCCTGCTACATAATCT ATAAAAGCTATGGAGCCAACATTGCCACCTCATTGGGTTTCAAAAGGTTGCCCACGTCTTCCACGGCTCCCGTCTCCGTCCTCATGGTGTACCCTGCTGAGGATTCAGCCTTCCAGCGGGCCGTGGTGGCCCTGGCCGAGTTCCTGCAGTGGCACGGTGGATGCAACGTGGCAGTCGACATGTGGCAGCAGAGGAAGATCGCGGAGCTTGGGCCAATGCGCTGGCTGGCAGAGAAGGCCAAGACTGCACACAGGGTCCTCATCGTCTGCCCACAG ccCTCTACGCAGCCCAGCAGCCACTCTCCTCTCAAACACACCTCCCCAGAACCGTCCATCCCAGCTGCAGCTCATGACCTTTACCCCCTGATTCTCAACATGGTGGCGAGCCACGCAAAGAGCGCCAGCGACTTGGCCAAGTTCTGGGTGGTGCAGCTGGGCGAGCAGCAGGACAAGAAGGCCAGTAACCTGGCGCCGGAACTGAGGGCCTGCAAGACGTTTTGTTTGATGAAAGACTTGAACAAGTTGTGCAGGAGTCTTTATACCACTAGTCAGGATGACAAGAAGGTATCCGATCTGATCTTCAGACCAGTGTTGGCCTTCAGCGACAAGTGTACAGTGAAGTTAAGGGAAGCGGTAGAAAAGCAGGGAGGACATCAGCCTAGTATTTTCAGAGAGACTGAACCATTGAAATCTGTGGTCGTCACTGTTTGA